Proteins encoded in a region of the Pseudomonas sp. PDNC002 genome:
- a CDS encoding class I SAM-dependent methyltransferase: MTTFFDTRLQALVSLGQELRAQDYRFTTVTPATHARVNARPGNHVAGDLQGVFGWSRNFPDTVISERMLALLEAGGLLQRQDSQWRSAVRWSSLDGELFAHSAYPTVETDSVFFGPDTYRFAHALHQHFQIEESGPVRRAVDIGCGAGPGAILIAQAYPQAEVIAVDINPRALDFTRANARLAGVEDLQIRQSNLLDGVSGQFDLIVANPPYLLDPDERTYRHGGGEFGDGLSLRIVETALARLNVGGHLLLYTGAAVIDGEAPLRRRVAALLAGRAVSWRYEEMDPDVFGEELESSAYQQAERIAAVTLTVKRLG, encoded by the coding sequence ATGACCACCTTTTTCGACACGCGCTTGCAGGCCCTGGTCTCCCTGGGCCAGGAACTGCGGGCGCAGGACTATCGCTTCACCACCGTCACCCCGGCGACCCACGCGCGGGTCAATGCGCGTCCGGGCAACCACGTCGCCGGCGACCTGCAGGGCGTGTTCGGCTGGAGCCGCAACTTTCCAGACACCGTGATCAGCGAGCGCATGCTCGCCCTGCTGGAAGCCGGCGGCCTGCTGCAACGCCAGGACAGCCAGTGGCGCAGCGCGGTGCGCTGGTCGAGTCTGGACGGCGAGCTATTCGCTCACTCCGCCTATCCCACCGTGGAAACCGACTCGGTGTTCTTCGGCCCCGACACGTACCGCTTTGCCCATGCGCTGCACCAGCATTTCCAGATTGAGGAAAGCGGTCCGGTGCGCCGCGCGGTGGATATCGGCTGCGGCGCCGGACCCGGCGCCATCCTCATCGCCCAAGCCTATCCGCAGGCGGAAGTCATCGCCGTGGACATCAATCCGCGCGCCCTGGACTTCACCCGCGCCAATGCACGACTGGCTGGCGTGGAGGACTTGCAGATCCGCCAGAGCAACCTGCTCGACGGCGTTAGCGGCCAGTTCGACCTGATCGTCGCCAATCCGCCCTATCTGCTCGATCCCGATGAGCGAACCTATCGCCACGGCGGTGGCGAGTTCGGCGACGGCCTGTCGTTGCGCATCGTCGAAACGGCCCTGGCACGCCTGAACGTGGGCGGTCACCTGCTGCTCTACACCGGCGCCGCGGTGATCGACGGCGAAGCGCCGCTACGCCGCCGCGTGGCTGCGCTGCTGGCAGGCCGGGCGGTGAGCTGGCGGTATGAAGAAATGGACCCGGACGTGTTCGGCGAGGAGCTGGAGAGTTCGGCGTACCAGCAGGCGGAGCGGATTGCGGCGGTGACGCTGACGGTGAA
- a CDS encoding iron-containing redox enzyme family protein — protein MTLPASRNAATSYREHCATRDLYNALLRSPERHLEAAAEFLEGHLQARDNGEDDLPADPQRWPDWLANRAERSASAYADYLRERREGAPRRHFHSRAHALHFLQAVAPTKRVDGAWLHGILHHWSDPRLLPLVHTCLEELGHGIPARNHVLIYQRLLDSLGCDAPLELSDAHYLQGALQLALGYLADDYLPEVLGYNLGYEVPPLHLMITSYELRELGIDPEYFRLHVTIDNAASGHGRKALQALTAFLPQVADVEHFLHRAHRGYRLNDAGLSNRQILDGFDLHGEVIAMLERKRPFAQQMHDDRARIGGQTVNQWLAVPGRMGEFLAALERQGWIKRHQAPVHSRLWNLVAGDKAAMFGVFTPYERQLLHDWIAGDWSEPAARNPWRGNDKGAADAAPARSEFAAEERALLNELSTLAPRSRLHRLVALMAPHSHWTPAGLLATRIYTDKLGIEP, from the coding sequence ATGACACTGCCAGCATCCCGCAATGCAGCGACCTCGTACCGCGAGCACTGCGCCACCCGCGATCTCTATAACGCCCTGCTGCGTTCACCGGAACGTCATCTGGAGGCAGCGGCCGAGTTTCTCGAAGGCCACCTGCAGGCCCGGGATAACGGCGAGGACGACCTGCCCGCCGATCCCCAGCGCTGGCCGGACTGGCTCGCCAACCGTGCCGAACGAAGCGCTTCGGCCTACGCCGACTACCTGCGCGAACGTCGCGAAGGTGCGCCGCGCCGGCACTTCCATAGTCGTGCCCACGCCCTTCATTTTCTCCAGGCGGTGGCGCCCACCAAGCGGGTCGACGGCGCCTGGCTCCACGGCATCCTGCATCACTGGAGCGACCCGCGCCTGCTGCCGCTGGTGCACACCTGCCTGGAAGAACTGGGCCATGGCATTCCCGCGCGCAACCACGTGCTGATCTACCAGCGTTTGCTCGACAGCCTGGGCTGCGATGCGCCGCTCGAACTGAGCGATGCGCATTATCTGCAAGGCGCCCTGCAGTTGGCGCTGGGCTATCTGGCGGACGATTACCTACCCGAAGTGCTCGGCTACAACCTTGGCTACGAAGTACCGCCGCTGCACCTGATGATCACCAGCTACGAGCTGCGCGAGCTGGGCATCGACCCCGAGTATTTCCGCCTGCACGTGACCATCGACAACGCCGCCAGCGGCCATGGACGCAAGGCTCTGCAAGCGCTGACCGCCTTCCTGCCCCAGGTAGCCGACGTGGAGCACTTCCTGCACCGCGCCCACCGGGGCTATCGGCTGAACGACGCGGGGCTCTCCAACCGGCAGATTCTCGACGGCTTCGACCTGCACGGCGAGGTTATCGCCATGCTCGAACGCAAGCGCCCCTTCGCCCAGCAGATGCATGACGACCGCGCCCGTATCGGCGGGCAGACCGTCAACCAGTGGCTTGCCGTACCGGGGCGGATGGGCGAGTTCCTCGCCGCACTGGAACGCCAGGGCTGGATCAAGCGCCATCAGGCTCCCGTTCACAGCCGCCTGTGGAACCTGGTGGCAGGCGACAAGGCGGCGATGTTCGGTGTGTTCACCCCCTACGAGCGGCAGTTGCTGCATGACTGGATCGCCGGCGACTGGAGCGAACCTGCCGCGCGCAACCCCTGGCGCGGCAACGACAAGGGCGCCGCCGATGCTGCGCCGGCGCGCTCGGAGTTCGCCGCCGAGGAACGCGCCCTGCTCAACGAGCTGTCCACCCTTGCGCCACGCAGCCGCCTGCACCGCCTGGTCGCCCTGATGGCGCCCCACAGCCACTGGACGCCCGCCGGGCTGCTGGCGACCCGCATCTACACCGACAAACTGGGAATCGAACCATGA